A genomic window from Salvia hispanica cultivar TCC Black 2014 chromosome 5, UniMelb_Shisp_WGS_1.0, whole genome shotgun sequence includes:
- the LOC125186740 gene encoding E3 ubiquitin-protein ligase BOI-like: protein MLGGNFHGVAEGNHPRYNKTTSPQLQLIGHVPTQYPGGLGVMNCVRNECAPSDSRPCKRVREEESVYLQQKLDMSANTNLHLNKPSHTGLLLNPTPVSPGLRLSNEKEERSSYVTSTSENLTNAFPFGLSLGNTVKHEMDRQMEELGQYIKLQEENILKGGREINKRHTISLLNALEKGVSKKLHEKDMEIESINHKNKELEDRIKQVAMEAQSWHYKAKYNESVANALKSNIQQLMAQGTAHGNEGFGDSEVDDALSSLKQPPGMICSSENPDHLSHHRLKCRCCKKKQVSILLFPCRHLCLCAECEGFVEVCPVCQVMKTASFPVKL, encoded by the exons ATGTTAGGAGGAAATTTTCATGGTGTTGCGGAGGGGAACCACCCCCGGTACAATAAAACGACATCGCCTCAGCTTCAGTTGATTGGACATG TTCCAACTCAGTACCCTGGTGGCCTTGGCGTGATGAACTGCGTAAGAAATGAGTGTGCTCCCTCTGACAGTCGCCCTTGCAAACGAGTtagggaagaagaaagtgTGTATTTGCAGCAGAAGCTTGACATGTCTGCAAATACCAACCTTCACCTCAACAAACCTAGCCATACTGGACTCCTTTTAAATCCCACACCAGTATCGCCGGGTCTCAGACTTTCAAATGAGAAAGAAGAGCGTAGCTCCTATGTTACTTCAACCAGTGAGAATCTGACAAACGCCTTCCCTTTTGGTCTTTCTCTGGGTAATACTGTTAAACATGAGATGGACCGACAAATGGAAGAACTCGGGCAGTATATCAAGCTTCAG GAAGAGAATATCCTGAAGGGTGGAAGAGAGATAAACAAAAGGCACACAATTTCCTTGCTGAATGCATTGGAGAAAGGAGTGAGCAAGAAACTACACGAGAAGGATATGGAAATAGAGAGCATTAACCACAAGAACAAGGAGTTGGAGGACAGAATAAAGCAGGTGGCCATGGAAGCTCAGTCATGGCACTACAAGGCAAAGTACAACGAGTCGGTGGCCAATGCACTGAAGAGCAATATCCAGCAGCTCATGGCGCAGGGCACGGCCCATGGCAATGAAGGGTTCGGGGACAGTGAGGTAGACGATGCTCTGTCTTCCTTGAAGCAACCCCCCGGCATGATCTGTAGCTCGGAGAATCCGGATCACCTTAGCCATCATCGGCTAAAATGCAGATGCTGCAAGAAGAAGCAGGTTTCGATCTTACTGTTTCCGTGCAGACACCTGTGCCTGTGTGCAGAATGTGAAGGATTTGTTGAGGTTTGCCCTGTCTGTCAGGTGATGAAGACTGCTAGCTTCCCTGTAAAGTTGTAA
- the LOC125186015 gene encoding triose phosphate/phosphate translocator, non-green plastid, chloroplastic-like encodes MQSTAITFAPSLSLSSRPRSLPARGLNSIAALPHGNFHFPGAFSASARKLSPISCSLKQNGWVAGPNPGPPEPESDGLVSRATAESAGPAEIPKPKSSAMDTVVLGSLFGLWYLFNIYFNIYNKQVLKAFHYPMTVTLVQFAVGTVLVVTMWTLNLYKRPKISGSQLAGILPLAMVHTLGNLFTNMSLGKVAVSFTHTIKAMEPFFSVVLSAMFLGEFPTLWVVSSLMPIVGGVALASMTEASFNWAGFWSAMASNLTNQSRNVLSKKFMVKKEDSLDNITLFSIITIMSFFLMAPIAFFMEGFKLTPAYLQATGVNVNQLYTRSLIAALCFHAYQQVSYMILQRVSPVTHSVGNCVKRVVVIVTSVLFFRTPVSPINSLGTGVALAGVFLYSRVKRIKPKPKTA; translated from the exons ATGCAGAGCACGGCCATCACATTCGCgccttctctttctctctcctcccgTCCCCGCAGCCTCCCCGCTCGCGGCCTCAACTCCATCGCCGCCCTCCCCCATGGAAACTTCCATTTCCCCGGTGCCTTTTCTGCATCGGCCCGAAAATTGAGCCCGATTAGCTGCTCGCTGAAGCAGAATGGGTGGGTGGCCGGCCCGAATCCGGGACCCCCCGAGCCCGAATCTGATGGGCTTGTGTCTCGCGCCACGGCGGAGAGCGCTGGGCCGGCGGAGATCCCGAAGCCGAAGAGCTCCGCCATGGATACGGTGGTGCTCGGATCTCTGTTCGGGCTATGGTACCTGTTTAACATCTACTTCAATATCTATAACAAGCAG GTTCTCAAAGCTTTTCACTACCCAATGACGGTAACCCTTGTGCAATTTGCTGTCGGAACTGTGCTTGTTGTTACAATGTGGACTTTGAATCTGTACAAACGGCCTAAAATCAGTGGATCCCAG CTTGCTGGAATTCTTCCATTGGCCATGGTTCATACGCTAGGCAATCTCTTCACCAATATGAGTCTTGGAAAAGTTGCTGTTTCATTCACTCATACAATCAAAGCTATGGAGCCTTTCTTCTCTGTGGTCCTCTCTGCCATGTTCTTGGGAGAG TTCCCAACACTATGGGTAGTTTCATCCCTTATGCCAATTGTTGGTGGAGTAGCTTTGGCATCGATGACTGAGGCCTCTTTCAATTG gGCTGGATTTTGGAGTGCCATGGCCTCAAATTTGACAAATCAATCGCGCAACGTCCTTAGCAAAAAGTTTATGGTAAAGAAAGAG GATTCCTTGGACAATATCACTCTGTTCTCAATCATTACCATTATGTCCTTCTTCTTGATGGCACCTATCGCCTTTTTCATGGAAGGCTTCAAGCTTACACCTGCATACCTTCAGGCTACT GGGGTGAATGTCAATCAGCTCTACACTAGATCTCTCATTGCAGCTCTCTGCTTCCATGCATATCAACAG GTCTCGTACATGATATTGCAGCGTGTATCTCCTGTCACCCATTCCGTAGGAAACTGTGTTAAGCGAGTGGTGGTGATTGTAACTTCGGTTCTCTTCTTCCGCACACCCGTCTCACCTATCAACTCCCTAG GTACTGGAGTAGCCCTTGCTGGAGTGTTCTTATATTCGAGGGTGAAGCGCATCAAGCCAAAGCCCAAGACGGCTTAA